The following is a genomic window from Spirosoma foliorum.
CATGGAATTTTTCATTTATTGATTAATCGGTAAATTGGTGCTGACTATTAATTAGTTATGATAATATCTGTAATTATATGACTGCGATTTACTAAGTAGGACTGATTCTTGTAGATTGATTCCATAGAGAATGAGTGATAGCTAGTTAATTCGGCATTTAAATCTGCAAACTAATCGACTGACTATCAACTCATAACTACTACTAATCAATTATATAACCAGACGATTATGAACGCATTCGCTAACGACTCTATTTTCGACACACTGTCCATGCCTTTCCACAATAGTGTGGAAAAAATTGCCGATTCGACCTGTTTGCAGAAATTGCTCATTCCATTTTATGACCGCAAACGCACAGTATCTGTCGACGAAATTGTACGATTAGAAGGATGCGGTAACTATACCAAATTTTTTCTGAAAGATGGCACCAAAATGTTGGTATCCCGTACGCTAAAAGAATACGAAATTTTGCTTGATGGTCAGGCATTTGTTCGGGTCCATAAATCCTGCATTGTAAATCTTGGTTTTGTACGGAAGTTTTTTGTGAAGAAAGAAGGTGAACTTGAGTTGACTGATGGACAGCAAGTGAAAATATCACGTCGGCGTGCGCAAATGTTTATCGATCGTATTCGGACCTTTCAGCCTGTAGCTCTAAGCTAGTTGAATTAGCGGGGTTTTTCCGAAAACTATAGCGCAAATTCACAGCCTGCTTTACTACGTAGTTTTACGCAATAGGGTGGGTAAATCCACCCAAATAATACACAGATTTTATCTGTAACGACCTGATTAATAATTGGTTATCTCTGCATGGGAGCCCTTATTGATCAGGTCGTTTTTTTTTGAACCAGCATGCTTGAGGTAGCTTTGTTTCGCTAATCAGGAACTAAAAAACGAACCAAAACTACTCTCTACCATGGAAGCTAAACTATTTTCATCTGCCCAACCACTTTCCGTTGTCCCCCATTTTCCTTCTTCTTATCAGCGTAGTGCCCAACGCATT
Proteins encoded in this region:
- a CDS encoding LytR/AlgR family response regulator transcription factor, which codes for MNAFANDSIFDTLSMPFHNSVEKIADSTCLQKLLIPFYDRKRTVSVDEIVRLEGCGNYTKFFLKDGTKMLVSRTLKEYEILLDGQAFVRVHKSCIVNLGFVRKFFVKKEGELELTDGQQVKISRRRAQMFIDRIRTFQPVALS